A genomic region of Oligoflexia bacterium contains the following coding sequences:
- a CDS encoding S41 family peptidase translates to MKSPNKLLTTLLFVMTLIILGATFGALTKSALAITKDRYGDLQLFTKVLNLVEQHYVEEVDTKKLIYGGIKGMLASLDPHTNFLPPDIFKEFKVETTGEFGGLGIEISVQDDVLTVMSPIEDTPAWKVGVKAGDKIVEIDGKSTKGISLAEAVNKMRGKKGSPVTITVWREGFDKPKKFTMEREIIKVKSIKYTDMGDGFGYVRITSFIERTGEDLENVNNNHEKKHGKLRGLILDLRNNAGGLLDQAIRVSNQFLNDGIIVSTIGRNKKDKDVVYAKKDGARIDFPAIVLINEYSASASEIVAGALQDHKRAAIMGTRSFGKGSVQSVVELGDGAGLKLTVARYYTPKGRSIQALGIEPDIHVDPVDSAAYEKAIIHKKFMRESDIEGHLVGDNESPKKDEKKDEKKSEDTFMFWKKKDKDAKKDEEDDSKLSPVERLTKKDFQVFQALNYLKAWTVFKDMGIAGTTAPAKSATPAVTTPAASSPAVTTPVDKPAKKKKDKPAAKLPEKPTVPAAPAPAASPLKK, encoded by the coding sequence ATGAAATCACCTAATAAATTACTCACAACCCTTTTATTTGTTATGACGTTGATCATTTTGGGTGCAACATTTGGCGCGCTTACAAAATCTGCTCTCGCAATTACAAAAGATCGCTACGGAGATTTGCAACTCTTTACAAAAGTTTTAAATCTTGTTGAACAACATTATGTAGAAGAGGTAGATACCAAAAAATTAATTTACGGTGGAATCAAAGGAATGCTTGCAAGCCTTGACCCACATACAAATTTTTTACCACCTGACATTTTTAAAGAATTTAAAGTCGAAACCACCGGTGAGTTTGGTGGTCTGGGAATAGAAATCAGCGTTCAAGATGATGTCCTCACCGTTATGAGCCCCATTGAGGACACACCTGCGTGGAAAGTTGGAGTTAAAGCGGGAGATAAAATCGTAGAGATCGATGGCAAAAGTACTAAAGGCATCAGCCTCGCAGAAGCAGTTAATAAAATGCGTGGTAAAAAAGGAAGTCCTGTTACCATTACAGTTTGGCGTGAGGGTTTTGATAAACCTAAAAAATTCACGATGGAACGAGAAATCATCAAAGTTAAATCTATTAAATACACAGACATGGGTGATGGTTTTGGTTATGTTCGCATCACAAGTTTTATAGAGCGCACAGGCGAAGATCTTGAAAATGTAAACAACAATCATGAAAAAAAGCACGGTAAATTGAGAGGCTTAATTTTAGACTTGCGCAATAATGCTGGGGGTCTTTTAGATCAGGCAATTCGTGTGAGTAATCAATTTCTTAACGATGGTATTATTGTAAGTACCATTGGGCGTAATAAAAAAGATAAAGATGTTGTTTATGCCAAAAAAGATGGAGCGCGCATTGATTTTCCTGCAATTGTTTTAATCAATGAATACTCAGCTTCTGCCTCTGAAATTGTGGCGGGTGCACTACAAGATCACAAACGTGCTGCAATCATGGGTACACGCAGTTTCGGAAAAGGAAGTGTTCAATCCGTCGTAGAACTTGGCGATGGCGCTGGCCTTAAGCTTACGGTAGCTCGCTACTACACTCCCAAGGGGCGAAGTATTCAAGCTCTCGGTATTGAACCTGATATCCATGTTGACCCTGTTGATTCCGCTGCTTACGAAAAAGCAATTATCCATAAAAAATTCATGCGTGAATCTGATATCGAAGGCCATCTCGTGGGTGACAATGAGTCGCCCAAAAAAGATGAGAAAAAAGATGAGAAAAAAAGCGAAGATACTTTTATGTTTTGGAAGAAAAAAGATAAAGACGCCAAAAAAGATGAAGAAGATGATTCAAAGCTTTCACCGGTTGAGCGTTTGACCAAAAAAGATTTTCAAGTTTTTCAGGCATTGAATTACTTAAAGGCTTGGACTGTGTTTAAAGATATGGGAATCGCAGGAACTACAGCTCCTGCGAAGTCAGCAACACCAGCGGTAACAACTCCAGCTGCATCTTCTCCCGCAGTAACAACTCCAGTTGATAAACCTGCGAAGAAGAAAAAAGACAAACCAGCGGCAAAGTTACCTGAAAAGCCAACAGTGCCAGCCGCACCAGCGCCGGCAGCTTCGCCTTTGAAGAAATAG
- the tig gene encoding trigger factor: MKSEVQKLSGLSRRLSVEVPLEVVTKAFEKQYQEVQRAASFKGFRPGKAPMSLVKAEYRSKVENDVVSQIIQDHYGKALDQHELDPVNRPEIEFQGFKEGEPLKFSATFEVRPDVVLKQYTGLDVEKEKLEIKPEVVEQIIEDIRKSKASMVPLIELRAAQLGDVAIIDFHGKLDGRDLPGGSGQEHMLELGANQFIPGFEEGVIGMTSGQNKTLNLKFPEDYHAKEIAGKNVEFLVTLKEIKKKVLPVLDEEFAKTIGHDSIAQLREEIKKDVESREEKRVKDDLKNRLLHALVEKNNFEVPKSMVAQQKAVLIDDIRNRMENQGMSAEQFNEYKEKWDADFDKSAEFVIRSSLLISTIARQENLMSSAEEYEAKLTEYTKQSGIEIEKIRAFYSKPENSSRLRFQMTEEKVMVFLTEKAKIKEVPKEKLKKIDNEQQ; the protein is encoded by the coding sequence ATGAAATCTGAAGTACAAAAGTTGTCTGGCCTTTCCCGTCGTTTAAGTGTCGAAGTTCCTTTAGAAGTCGTCACAAAAGCATTTGAAAAACAATACCAAGAGGTGCAGCGCGCTGCTTCTTTTAAAGGCTTTCGACCGGGCAAAGCCCCCATGTCATTAGTTAAAGCTGAGTACAGATCAAAAGTCGAAAACGATGTTGTTTCTCAAATAATTCAAGACCATTACGGAAAAGCTTTAGATCAACATGAATTAGATCCTGTAAATCGTCCAGAAATTGAATTTCAAGGTTTTAAAGAAGGCGAGCCACTTAAATTTTCAGCCACCTTTGAAGTGCGCCCCGATGTTGTATTAAAACAATATACAGGCCTTGATGTTGAAAAAGAAAAACTAGAAATCAAACCTGAAGTTGTTGAGCAAATTATTGAAGATATTCGTAAGAGTAAAGCCAGTATGGTTCCATTAATCGAATTGCGCGCAGCTCAATTAGGTGATGTGGCGATTATTGATTTTCATGGCAAACTCGACGGACGCGACTTGCCAGGCGGTTCAGGCCAAGAACACATGCTGGAGTTAGGTGCAAATCAATTTATTCCAGGATTCGAAGAAGGTGTTATTGGAATGACCTCTGGCCAAAATAAAACTTTGAACCTTAAATTCCCTGAAGATTATCATGCAAAAGAAATTGCCGGCAAAAATGTGGAATTTTTAGTTACTTTAAAAGAAATCAAAAAGAAGGTTTTGCCCGTACTTGACGAAGAGTTCGCAAAAACAATTGGTCATGATTCTATTGCACAGTTACGCGAAGAAATTAAAAAAGACGTTGAGTCACGAGAAGAAAAGCGAGTTAAAGACGATCTTAAAAACAGACTCTTGCATGCTCTGGTTGAAAAAAATAATTTTGAAGTTCCAAAATCTATGGTGGCTCAGCAAAAAGCAGTGCTTATCGACGATATCCGTAACCGCATGGAAAATCAGGGCATGTCTGCAGAGCAATTCAATGAGTACAAAGAAAAATGGGACGCTGATTTTGATAAATCTGCAGAGTTCGTCATTCGCTCAAGTCTTTTAATCAGCACCATCGCACGTCAAGAAAATCTCATGTCTTCAGCTGAAGAATACGAAGCTAAGCTTACCGAATACACCAAGCAAAGCGGCATTGAGATAGAAAAGATTCGTGCATTTTACTCAAAACCTGAGAATAGCTCTCGCTTGCGCTTTCAAATGACTGAAGAAAAAGTCATGGTGTTTTTGACTGAAAAAGCCAAGATCAAAGAAGTTCCCAAAGAGAAGCTTAAAAAAATAGATAACGAGCAACAATAA
- a CDS encoding ArsA family ATPase, giving the protein MDLSSQKIVFVTGKGGVGKSVCAASIAWAEARKGRRVCLVELGSQSFYESFFETRGISYEPSEVIPDVHIALYTPQDCLREYVLHFLKVPKLYDIFFQNKVMKAFLNASPALAELSILGKLTSDIRGILPDDYDLYVVDCYSTGHAMALFRAPEGLSAIFKSGPLHDQARDIAQVLKNPEQTHYVLVTLPEEMPITEAEEFYSMLKTEQNAQISVICNKLIAPPLTRSEQVELTKSVKDQNMHEFLEYIQFKEKNQDQQLARLAKLSTEYYGVPLILDSLSSQDCIAHFATHLEKPWILTNS; this is encoded by the coding sequence ATGGACCTTTCATCGCAAAAAATTGTTTTTGTTACAGGTAAGGGCGGCGTGGGTAAGAGCGTCTGTGCTGCCTCGATTGCTTGGGCTGAAGCCCGAAAAGGCCGTCGTGTTTGTCTCGTAGAACTAGGAAGTCAGAGTTTTTACGAGTCTTTTTTCGAAACTCGCGGCATCAGTTATGAACCCAGTGAAGTAATTCCCGACGTACACATTGCCCTTTATACGCCCCAAGATTGCCTGCGGGAATATGTTCTTCATTTTCTCAAAGTTCCAAAGCTCTATGATATTTTTTTCCAAAACAAAGTGATGAAAGCATTTTTAAACGCGTCACCTGCATTGGCTGAGCTTTCAATTCTGGGCAAACTTACAAGCGATATTCGAGGAATTTTACCTGATGATTATGACCTCTATGTTGTTGACTGTTATAGTACTGGGCATGCGATGGCTTTGTTTCGTGCGCCCGAGGGGTTAAGTGCGATATTTAAAAGCGGCCCCTTACATGATCAAGCGCGTGACATAGCACAAGTTTTAAAAAATCCAGAGCAGACACATTATGTTTTGGTAACACTTCCAGAAGAAATGCCAATCACTGAAGCTGAAGAGTTTTATTCAATGCTTAAAACAGAGCAGAATGCGCAGATTTCAGTGATTTGTAATAAACTTATTGCTCCCCCCCTTACGCGTAGTGAGCAAGTGGAGCTTACGAAATCAGTTAAAGATCAAAACATGCATGAGTTTTTGGAATACATTCAGTTCAAAGAAAAAAATCAAGATCAACAACTCGCACGTTTAGCAAAACTCTCGACTGAATATTATGGAGTTCCATTGATTCTAGATTCTTTAAGCAGTCAAGATTGCATTGCACATTTTGCAACCCATTTGGAGAAGCCGTGGATTTTGACGAACTCTTAA
- a CDS encoding ArsA-related P-loop ATPase — MDFDELLKSKKVLICCGSGGVGKTTLSAALGVRGAELGLKVMVLTIDPARRLATSLGLKNLNEEVQVAPGQFKGELYGSQLDVKKIFDDFIIKLAPNPEVSERVLKNTIYKQLSTALNGSQEYTALEKLLQVVSSGKYDLVILDTPPTKHAIDFLNAPVKIHTLFQDSIIKWFLMPFTTLDKMSLGLMNRGTKAAFKVFENIAGTEFLLNLTEFFASIRDWQKLLRDRTAEVHRLLTSGTTGFVLVTGFNAVKIEEARFFERSLKKGGYLLSAIVVNRAFPLWGRHEIVHDDAKKEMINTPQYLKLREYYEKLHEFYLSQQEAFKNFAGEHRQNVIFSRLPDIDQDVHDIESLKTLAKRFDNAHLEEAWR; from the coding sequence GTGGATTTTGACGAACTCTTAAAATCAAAGAAAGTTTTGATTTGTTGTGGCTCAGGTGGAGTTGGCAAGACAACTTTGTCTGCTGCATTGGGTGTGCGTGGAGCAGAACTTGGTTTGAAAGTAATGGTCCTAACGATTGATCCGGCAAGACGTCTTGCAACTTCTTTGGGCTTAAAAAATCTTAACGAAGAAGTTCAAGTTGCCCCGGGGCAATTTAAAGGTGAGCTGTATGGAAGTCAGCTTGATGTTAAAAAAATATTTGACGATTTCATTATAAAGTTGGCTCCGAACCCTGAGGTTTCAGAACGTGTTTTAAAAAATACGATATACAAGCAGTTATCCACAGCACTTAATGGCTCACAAGAATACACGGCCCTTGAAAAACTTTTGCAAGTAGTGAGTTCCGGAAAATACGATCTTGTTATTCTCGACACTCCACCAACAAAACACGCCATTGATTTTTTAAATGCGCCTGTGAAGATTCACACACTTTTTCAAGATTCAATTATTAAGTGGTTTTTAATGCCTTTTACAACACTTGATAAGATGAGTCTGGGCCTCATGAACCGTGGTACAAAAGCTGCCTTTAAGGTTTTTGAAAATATAGCTGGTACTGAGTTTTTGTTAAACCTTACAGAATTTTTTGCGAGCATTCGTGATTGGCAAAAACTTCTTCGCGACCGCACTGCTGAAGTTCACAGGCTTCTGACTTCGGGTACTACTGGTTTTGTTTTGGTAACTGGGTTTAATGCTGTAAAAATTGAAGAAGCACGTTTTTTTGAACGCAGTCTTAAAAAAGGCGGCTATCTTTTGTCTGCCATTGTCGTCAATCGAGCGTTCCCACTTTGGGGCCGACATGAAATCGTGCATGACGATGCGAAAAAAGAGATGATCAATACGCCACAGTATTTGAAACTTCGAGAGTACTACGAAAAACTTCATGAATTTTATCTCAGTCAACAAGAGGCGTTTAAGAATTTTGCTGGCGAACATCGCCAAAACGTAATTTTTAGTCGCCTTCCAGATATCGACCAAGATGTTCATGATATTGAAAGTTTAAAAACTTTAGCAAAGCGTTTTGATAATGCGCATCTTGAAGAGGCTTGGCGATGA
- the bamD gene encoding outer membrane protein assembly factor BamD — protein sequence MRNILLLLVAILLSACAVKTMRDEPAAPKEKALYEQGLKALVKKDYSTATNKFNQLLNDFPSTRWLSGAYYNLGLAYEGQTKHAEAAEKYKKVIEFYQGVHTRDEADALYRLSICYEYIGDDTKMVLTLLELDTHSEFLNRNTGNVELPARLAAAYARMGNLAEAKVYYSRAELGLKKLRRVRLTEDTLVWLPKTLYSMGKLAPLRSDFTDEDFKNYVGTIERSQSWLLRASELGGNEWSKKAAAELTTGYNDAWNFIANFPVPDGSDKLQALKIQQQKQKSMSEALDRVLDKIKVERLPSTQLEPELPQVTEIFKTVALVQKQVDATIQARDVQDQKTYEAHKREGLKRSIKPIGQ from the coding sequence ATGAGAAATATTTTACTGCTCTTAGTGGCAATACTTTTAAGTGCTTGTGCCGTTAAAACGATGCGAGATGAACCCGCGGCTCCTAAAGAGAAAGCGCTTTATGAACAGGGTTTAAAAGCGCTTGTTAAAAAAGATTATTCAACCGCTACAAATAAATTTAATCAGTTGCTCAATGATTTTCCTTCAACACGTTGGCTATCGGGTGCTTATTATAATTTAGGTTTGGCCTATGAGGGGCAGACAAAGCATGCCGAAGCTGCTGAGAAATATAAAAAAGTAATCGAATTTTACCAAGGTGTTCATACCCGTGATGAAGCAGATGCCTTGTATCGGTTATCGATTTGTTATGAATATATAGGTGATGATACAAAAATGGTATTAACACTTCTAGAACTTGATACTCATTCTGAGTTTCTCAATCGAAACACGGGAAATGTCGAGTTGCCCGCTCGTTTAGCGGCGGCTTATGCTCGTATGGGAAATTTAGCTGAAGCTAAAGTTTATTACTCGCGTGCGGAATTAGGTTTAAAAAAACTACGGCGTGTTCGCTTGACAGAAGACACGCTGGTTTGGCTTCCTAAAACTCTTTACAGCATGGGAAAACTTGCTCCTTTGAGATCTGATTTTACCGACGAAGATTTTAAAAACTATGTTGGTACAATAGAGCGTTCGCAATCTTGGCTTTTACGCGCATCAGAGCTTGGTGGCAATGAATGGTCAAAAAAAGCAGCCGCAGAATTAACCACGGGTTATAACGATGCGTGGAACTTCATCGCGAATTTTCCTGTTCCTGATGGTTCAGATAAACTTCAGGCGCTAAAGATTCAGCAGCAAAAACAAAAAAGTATGTCTGAGGCACTCGATCGCGTTCTTGATAAAATAAAGGTTGAGCGTTTGCCATCAACGCAATTAGAACCCGAGTTGCCTCAAGTAACTGAAATATTTAAAACAGTAGCTTTAGTTCAAAAACAAGTTGATGCGACAATTCAAGCTCGCGATGTACAAGATCAAAAAACGTATGAAGCTCATAAGCGCGAAGGGCTTAAGCGCAGCATAAAGCCAATCGGACAATGA
- a CDS encoding EI24 domain-containing protein has product MISLSRGFTNYFSGLKFWMNTRSLLGLSLFPMIINIILFAAGFSFAITKIPEAVAYVVQKPELWYQYVLYYIVLILTALTFFILTLFVVAVVSNFIAFPFNDKLAEKTLTLHGVLDSKNEGIKGWLSGSVKNFTAMFKKLLFLLIAGCILLFATLIPGLGLVAGLIGVSLITFDILDYSFDHFHMSFQERMHFMRGNKLEIIGFTFAIGLTTAIPVLNMLMLPGSVVSGARFVAQIKKRSPSIERSYS; this is encoded by the coding sequence ATGATTAGTCTCAGTCGCGGGTTCACAAATTATTTTTCTGGTTTAAAATTTTGGATGAATACACGTTCGCTCTTGGGTTTGTCGTTATTTCCGATGATCATAAATATTATTTTATTTGCTGCGGGTTTTAGTTTTGCAATTACAAAAATTCCAGAAGCTGTGGCTTATGTGGTGCAAAAGCCTGAGCTTTGGTACCAATATGTACTTTATTATATTGTGCTCATCTTGACAGCTTTGACGTTTTTTATTTTAACTTTGTTTGTCGTGGCAGTAGTTTCCAATTTCATTGCATTTCCATTTAACGACAAATTGGCAGAAAAAACTCTCACGCTCCATGGCGTTTTAGACTCAAAAAATGAAGGCATCAAAGGTTGGCTTTCAGGAAGTGTAAAAAACTTCACAGCGATGTTTAAAAAACTTCTCTTCTTATTAATCGCAGGCTGCATTTTACTTTTTGCGACACTTATTCCCGGGCTTGGTCTGGTTGCCGGTTTGATTGGCGTTTCACTGATCACATTTGATATTCTCGATTATTCGTTTGATCACTTTCATATGTCATTTCAAGAGCGTATGCACTTTATGCGGGGTAATAAGCTTGAAATCATAGGGTTTACTTTTGCCATAGGGTTGACGACTGCTATTCCAGTGCTCAATATGTTGATGCTGCCTGGAAGTGTAGTTTCGGGGGCACGATTTGTAGCGCAAATAAAAAAAAGGAGCCCCTCCATTGAAAGATCTTATTCATAA